The genomic stretch ccagcaaaaataaaaccactgtgGAAAATCAGGAGGAGAATGAGGAATCCTCAGGATTtacagggacagagcagggaacaaGAACAGGGAACACCCAAATGAATCCCACCTCTCATtccagggagggatggagattccagcctgtcctggctTTGGGAATTGAGATTCCCAGACTGCCCAGGGATTGGGAATTGCCAATCCCAGCCTGTCCAAGGATTGGGAATTGCCATTCCCAGCCTATCCAGGGTTTGGGAATTGTCATTCCCAGCCTGTCCAAGGATTGGGAATTGCCTTTCTCAGCCTGTTCTGGGTTTGGGAATTGCCTTTCTCAGCCTATCCAGGTTTGGGAATTGCCAATCCCAGCCTGTCCAAGGATTGGGAATTGCCATTCTCAGCCTGTTCTGGGTTAGGGAATTGCCTTTCTCAGCCTATCCAGGTGTGGGAATTGCCATTCCCAGCCTGTGCAGATTTGGGAATTGCCATTCCCAGCCTATCCAGGTTTGGGAATTGCCATTCCCAGCCTGTCCAAGGATTGGGAATTGCCattcccagcctgcagggagggtgtgGAAGGCCAAAGTCTCCATCCTGGAGCTTTTAGCCAGGATTGCTCCCTGGCTTGGAAGCACtctctgtttgttttcccactCTCCCCTCCCATCTCCTGCATTTTCTCCCAATCCTTGGGGTGGGATAGATCCTTGCTGGAGCCATTAAATCCCATTCCACTCATCCAGAGGCAATCCATTAGCCTGGTTTGTTGCCTGGTTTCCTTATCAGCCTCGATGTTATCTCGCCGTTCCTGTTGTAAATCCAAAGTTTCCTCctggagaggaagggaagagtTTGCCCAAGGCACCGGTGCCTGTTGTTATTCCTGAGAAAAATCCATCCAGAGGGATGGAACCACACCCAAACAGGCTGTTTGTCCCCAAAACGGGCTGGGAGGAGATGGGAATGAGGGGTTGTGGCATTcctgggatggagggagcagAACCACACGGAGCAGAGGAGGTTTAATTTGGATTTTAGGGATTCCAGCCCCGAAAAGGGATTTTAAAAGGTGGAAGTGGGAAATTCTTTGGACATTCAGCTTTTAGAGGTTCCAATTGattcccaaaaaacctcagCAGGCTGAGATTCCTGGTGGATTTTAGGCCATCTGGATCCTGTGGGCACACTCTGGGTTTTGCCCCTGGAATTGATGCAGATTTCATGATTTCCCTCTTTATCCCCAAAATAGTtggggaggagatgggaacGAGGAATTTTGGCATTCCCAGGATAGAGGGAGCTCAACGAGCAGAGCAGTGGAGGtttaaattggatttttgggaaatttccTTCCCAAAAGGGGTGTCCAGCCCTGGAAAAGTGATTTAAAATGTGGCAGTGGGAACATTCAGCTTTGGCATATTCCAGTTTTCCCCGAAAACCTCGGCAAGTTGAGATTCCCAGTGGTTTTTAGCCCATTAGGGATAATTTGGATCCCTTTGGATGCTTGGAAAGGTCGTTGTGCCCCTGGAATCGATGTGGATTTAATGattcccctgctcctggcactgggatgaGTCATGAGAGCTCCAAAATCCAAATATCTCCCCTGGAGATGAGTTTATTCAGGGATAAAAATGATGGATTTTTGCTGCTTCCCTGGAAAAAGGAACTTCTATGGAATTCTGTGGATTGAAAATGTTCtgggtgtggtttttttccatcCCTGGCAATAATCAGAAATAGTTTTAATTGCAATTTTAATCAGTGCAGCAAATGGGAGAAGGGAATGAGCCAAAATTGTGTGAAAACTGCTGGATCTGTGAGGAATGAGGaattccagagcagctgggaatgctcctgctccaccacagagctcctgcccaCCTTGGAGTTATTTCTCCaacccagggatgggacagggaagggTTTAGAAgtgggaaaaggaggggaaaagatgTGGAGATCTCCAATGCGGcgttaaaaatggaaattttccaggttttcttttcaggatgCGGGTTAAGGGAAGCAGGAGCACATTCAAGGATTCAAGGCTTGGGATCAATTTTTATCTGGAATTTTCTACTTAAAAGTCCCTATTTTCAGGAAAATTGGGAGATCTTGAAGATTTGGGATTGATTCAGAGGAAAAGGAGTTGGTGACAGCTTCCTTTTGGAAATTATTTGGATTAAATTGCCCCCCCAAGACTTTTCCAGGGTCAGTGTGGTGTTTTTATCTAGGGAATGTGGAAAAACTTGCggaaaaaattatgaaaaagagagaaacaacCCCAGGTACTAAAAGCAAAATCTTTATTTCAGCTACTTTTCCCAAAGCTGGGGAAGGTGAGATCCATGGAAGCGTTTTCCTGGCAGGAATTTCCCTGGATTCTTTGTACAAAAGGTTTGGGAAGCAAATGAGAGActgggaaaaatgaaaagaaggaaTGAGATAAAATGATGGGGTTTTGCTGCATGCACCATGGTTCTATCCATaattttttagggaaaaacccaaaatccccaaaaatcactGCTTGAAGAaaaactcatttttctttcccatttttcctccattttccagAAATTATGGTGCTCCAAGATGGTAATTTctgaggaaaaaccccaaatgctcaaaaaaagaacaaaaaaccacaacaaaaacctttttctttccagtttttcctccctttcccagaAATTATGGTGCTCCAGAATGGGAACGTCCAGATGGGAGCAGAGTCTGAAATTCCAGCATGGCaactcccaaattcccagcaTTTTGTCCAGTTGGGAAGCACATTCCCAGGCTGGATTTTCTTCTGGGAAGTTTTCCTCTGGAGCCTGTGATTGTACCAAGATCTGTTtccctggaaaagctttcctgaaTCCATCTTCTGTTATTGCTCTAATTCCACCGTTCTGCTGGAACCATGGAATATGACACAGAATGGAACCGAACTGGAACTTGGGATTAATTCCTGTgcaaaatattgattttaatgCCAAAATCCCTGCCTGAGAGGAGCCAACCTGATGCTGCTGAGGGGGGGTGGCTCTTATTCGCTGAGACTTTTGCAGGAATAACAAAATTCCTTAATTAGCACCTGGATAACCACTCTGGTCCTCAAGgataattattttattgtaatCATATCCTAATTATTATAATTCTTTATCTAAAGCACAGCAAAGGAGGGGAATTCTGCTGCCAACTTGGCAAATTTTTGGGGATGTTCCTGAGGGGCtacacagggagctgggaaccTTCTGGAATTTTTGTGCAGGTGGAACAGCCACCTTTGTCCACACAGGGGTGGAAACCCACCCTTCCAAGGGCTGCAAATATTCCAAATGGAATGGGAGAtgcagaaagaagagaaaattttgCTGCTAAGTTTGCAGCTCTTCAGGGATGCTCCTGAGGGGCTACGCAGAGAGTTGGAAAACTTCTGGAATTCTTGTGCAGTTGGAACAGTTCCCTCCATCCATAGATGAGTGGAAAAACCACCCTTCCAAGGGCGGCAAATATTCCAAGTGGAATGGGAGATCTTGAAGATTTGGCATTGATTTAGAGGAAAAAGAATTGGTGACAACTTCCTTTTGGGAATTCTTTGGGTTAAAGGAGATAAAATTGCCCCCagagaaagaagggaaattttTGCTGTCAATTGGACAAACTCCAGGGATGCTCCTGAGAGGCCACAAAGGGAGCTGGGAACCTTCTGGAATTCTTGTGCAGTTGGAGACACACAGATGTGGAAAAACAACCATTCCAGATGGAATTCAAGATGCATTTTTAGAGGGAAGACACTGCTGGGTGGCCCAAAGCTTTTCCCTGGAGCCGAGGAGCTCCTACTCCAGGGCGGGTTTGATCAGGTGCCCGTTGAAGATGATGTAAAGATCCGACTCCTCGCTGTAAATGGCgttttccctctccctcttgAACATCCTGACCCAAacctcctccccttcctgcaGATCCAGCATCAGGCTCTGGCTCTGCATGATGCTCCTGTCGCTGGGCTGGGCGTACAGGATGGCCACGGCCTGCTCGTTCCTCATCACGTGCACGTAGGTCTCCTTGAAGTTCCAGGTGTGCACGTTGAGGCTGAAGTAGTAAACGCCGGGCACGTAGCAGAAGAACTTTCCGGAGAACATGTTGAAGTGCTGGTAGAGGTTGACGAGCTCCGTGTCGAAGGTGACGAGCTGGAAGTAGTCGGAGCTGTGCAGGGCCTTGCGGCGGCCCACAGAGAAGGCGGCGAAGAGCTGCTTGcaggggtggccctgggggCCCGGCTGCCCCTTCTGGCCCTTGCGGCCGCTCAGCCCGCGGGATCCGCGCTCTCCCGCCTTCCCCGCCGCTCCGGGGAACCCGCGCTCGCCCATCTCGCCCTTCTCGCCTGCCAGGGGTGAGGGGGAAACACAAGGGTGGGGAGGTCAGGTGCTGGGAATGGCCTGGAGACAGGGAGCGGGGGAGGTGCTGGGGCCTTTGCCCAACCTGGGAGTATCGGCCAGATATCAGCACCCTACCAATTCCCAGAGGGATTTGTCTATGTTCAGATATCAGCACCCTACCAATTCCCAGAGGGATTTGTCTATGTTCAGATATCAGCACCCTCCCAACTCCCAGAAGGATTAATCTGAAAACATCAATCAGATATCAGCACCTTCCCAGTTCCCCGAAGGATTAATCTGAGAATATCAATCATATATCGGCAgtttcccaaatcccagaagaATTAATCTGGGAATATCAATCAGATATCAGCAGCTTCCCAGTTCCCAGAAGCATTAACTTTGGGCCATGTTTGGACACCACCACATTTTGGGCACCCCTTAACCTGGTTTTGGACACATTTTGGGCATGACAACCTTTTGGGCACCCCTCAGCTTTTGCTTGGACACATTTTTCGACATTCTTGACCTTATTTTGGTACTTTGAGGCACTTTTGGGCACCCTTAACCTTGTTTTGGGCACTTTTGGGCACAACCACATTTTGAGTGCCCCTTGACCTTGTTTTGGCACTTTGGGGCACATTTGGTCACCCCTTGACCTTATTTTGCACACCTTTGGGCACAACCACATTTTGATCCCCCCTTAAACCTCATTTTGGGCACAACCTCATTTTGGGTACCCCTTAACTTTGTTTTGGGCACTTTTGGGCACAACCGCATTTTGGGCACTTTTGGCCACCCCTTGCCCTCGTTCTTGAATTCTGAGCTGAATTTTTCCGCAGGGAAGCACCAAGGAAGAGCAGCAAGGAGAAGGCCAAGGGGCGAGCGAGCTTCACCCACCTTTGAGGATGGTGATGTCGATAGtgggctggattttgggcaGGGGATATTGGGGATGGCCGCTCATCCTGGCAGACCTCTGGGAGAAGATGGACACGGGCTGCTCCGAGGGCCCGCAGCACCTGACGCACGCCAGGCGCcgcctgggcagctcctcagaacCGGCATCGCCGgcgggaagcagcagcagcagcagcaggatcacGGAGCTCATCctcccaggggagcagctggggaggagagggaacacAAACCATTAACGGGGCGATCCCAATCGGGGCCAGCTGGCGAGTGCTTTCCTTGGGGTTAATCATTAACGGCTCCTGGAGCGGCGCCGGGAGACTCCAGGTGGGAGCGGTGACCCTCGGAGCGCTGGAAAAGGCGATTCCTGGCTGGCATTACCTGTGACAGCTGCTGAGAGACACCAGGTCAACAAAaggatgggggggggggaaatcccaagccaaacaaaacctgctgggaggagaagctccGCTGGAAAAGCTCCTGGAACAAGTGCTACGggaaatttctggggaaaagacaaaagtgatgctctgttgg from Ammospiza caudacuta isolate bAmmCau1 chromosome 17, bAmmCau1.pri, whole genome shotgun sequence encodes the following:
- the C1QTNF8 gene encoding complement C1q tumor necrosis factor-related protein 8, translating into MSSVILLLLLLLPAGDAGSEELPRRRLACVRCCGPSEQPVSIFSQRSARMSGHPQYPLPKIQPTIDITILKGEKGEMGERGFPGAAGKAGERGSRGLSGRKGQKGQPGPQGHPCKQLFAAFSVGRRKALHSSDYFQLVTFDTELVNLYQHFNMFSGKFFCYVPGVYYFSLNVHTWNFKETYVHVMRNEQAVAILYAQPSDRSIMQSQSLMLDLQEGEEVWVRMFKRERENAIYSEESDLYIIFNGHLIKPALE